A region from the Bacillus sp. Marseille-P3661 genome encodes:
- a CDS encoding M24 family metallopeptidase has protein sequence MEQRITKLMSWLKTEDISFSFITSTPNIYYLSQFYTTPHERIVGIGVFSNSEPFLICPKMEVDTAKESGWKHEIVGYSDIDNPWEFIQQAVKRRNIDVNAIAVEKGHLSIQRYEELLSHFPATAFTNVEPFLNQLRLIKDEKELSILRKAAELADFGVEVGVNAISEGKSELEIVATIEFELKKKGVQQMSFATMVLTGAKTASPHGTPDLTKIQSGDLVLFDLGVILDGYCSDITRTIAYQSISDKQHEIYDTVLKSQQAAIEICKPGEEIGRIDTTARSIIEKAGYGDYFTHRIGHGLGIDVHEFPSMNSTNTSKLQHGMTFTIEPGIYVPAVGGVRIEDDLYITKDGVEILTKYPKELQVIKK, from the coding sequence ATGGAACAACGTATTACCAAACTAATGAGCTGGTTAAAAACTGAAGATATTAGCTTTTCATTTATTACATCAACTCCAAACATTTATTATTTAAGTCAATTTTATACAACACCACATGAACGGATTGTAGGAATCGGTGTATTTTCTAACAGCGAACCTTTTTTAATCTGCCCTAAAATGGAAGTCGATACTGCTAAAGAATCAGGATGGAAACATGAGATTGTTGGGTATTCCGATATTGATAATCCATGGGAGTTCATTCAGCAAGCTGTTAAAAGGAGAAATATAGACGTAAATGCTATCGCGGTTGAAAAAGGACACCTTTCCATTCAACGTTATGAAGAATTACTGTCACATTTTCCTGCGACAGCTTTCACAAATGTTGAGCCATTTTTAAACCAACTCCGATTAATAAAAGATGAGAAAGAGCTATCCATCTTAAGAAAAGCGGCTGAGCTTGCAGATTTTGGTGTTGAAGTTGGTGTTAACGCTATAAGCGAGGGTAAATCTGAACTAGAAATAGTTGCAACTATTGAGTTTGAATTGAAGAAAAAGGGCGTCCAACAAATGTCATTTGCAACAATGGTGCTGACAGGAGCAAAAACAGCTTCACCACATGGCACACCAGATCTAACTAAAATTCAAAGTGGAGACCTTGTTCTGTTCGATCTAGGTGTCATTTTAGATGGTTATTGCTCGGATATAACAAGAACAATTGCGTATCAATCTATTTCTGACAAACAACATGAAATATATGATACTGTCCTTAAATCTCAACAAGCGGCCATTGAAATTTGTAAACCGGGAGAAGAGATCGGAAGAATTGATACAACCGCGCGAAGTATCATTGAAAAGGCTGGATATGGTGATTACTTCACCCATCGTATTGGTCATGGACTCGGAATTGATGTTCATGAATTCCCTTCAATGAATTCAACAAACACTAGCAAACTGCAACATGGCATGACTTTTACGATAGAACCAGGTATTTATGTACCAGCTGTAGGGGGAGTTCGAATCGAAGATGATCTATATATCACAAAAGATGGAGTTGAAATATTAACGAAATATCCAAAGGAGTTACAAGTTATTAAAAAGTAA
- a CDS encoding metal-dependent hydrolase, whose product MKVSFHGHAAVIIETADKKIIIDPFINGNSLSDLKVDDLKVDNIILTHGHGDHLGDTVEIAKRNDALVIAPNELAVYLGWQGINAHPMHIGGARQFDFGKVKFTQAFHGSSVIDENNKQIVYTGMPAGVLISNEGKTVYHAGDTALFSDMKLIGELNNIDLALLPIGDNFTMGPEDAVLAAKWLNAKTVVPIHFDTFPVIKQDGQRFISSLSEHGINGKILTPGETIEL is encoded by the coding sequence ATGAAGGTATCATTTCATGGACATGCTGCTGTAATAATTGAGACAGCAGACAAAAAAATCATTATTGACCCGTTTATTAATGGAAATAGTCTTAGTGACCTAAAGGTAGATGATCTAAAAGTAGATAATATTATTCTAACTCACGGACATGGTGACCATTTAGGCGATACAGTTGAAATAGCAAAAAGAAACGATGCCCTTGTAATAGCGCCTAATGAGTTAGCAGTTTACTTAGGCTGGCAAGGAATAAACGCGCACCCCATGCATATCGGCGGAGCACGTCAATTTGATTTTGGGAAGGTAAAGTTTACGCAAGCGTTCCATGGCTCATCGGTTATTGATGAAAATAATAAACAAATTGTTTATACCGGTATGCCTGCAGGCGTTTTAATCTCAAATGAAGGAAAAACCGTTTATCATGCTGGAGATACAGCTTTATTCTCGGATATGAAATTAATTGGTGAGCTTAATAATATAGATCTTGCTTTACTGCCAATTGGCGATAACTTTACAATGGGACCTGAGGATGCGGTCTTGGCCGCAAAATGGCTCAATGCAAAAACGGTCGTTCCTATCCATTTTGATACATTCCCAGTAATAAAGCAGGATGGACAACGTTTTATTTCTAGCTTAAGTGAACATGGTATTAATGGTAAAATCCTAACTCCAGGAGAAACCATTGAGTTATAA
- a CDS encoding DRTGG domain-containing protein, which yields MATKHEQILQHIETLEVGSKISVRQIAKDLTVSEGTAYRAIKDAENKGLVSTIERVGTIRIEKKKKENIEKLTYAEIVNIVDGQVLGGREGLHKTLNRFVIGAMKVEAMMRYTGAGDLLIVGNRTRAHVEALKAGAAVLITGGFDTEESTKQLADDYKLPIISTSYDTFTVATMINRAIYDQLIKKEIVVVDDILTSVDRTFFMKTTDQVENWYELNRETGHSRYPVVDENMKVHGMVTSKDVLGVERTITIDKVMTKNPLTVNAKTSVANSAHIMVWEGIEVLPVIDDSNRLLGIISRQDVLKALQMIQRQPQIGDTIDDIVTNQFAEITEHGSKEEVYECKITPQMTNHLGTISYGVFTTIVTEAGSRVLRSYKKGDLVIENLTIYFIKPVQIETTLSIHPKVLEVGRRFGKVDVEVYNEGHLVGKALIMAQLIDR from the coding sequence GTGGCAACTAAGCATGAGCAAATATTACAGCATATAGAAACTTTAGAGGTTGGCAGTAAGATATCAGTTCGACAAATTGCAAAAGATTTAACTGTAAGTGAAGGTACAGCTTACCGTGCAATTAAAGATGCGGAAAACAAAGGACTCGTTAGTACAATAGAGCGGGTTGGAACGATTCGAATTGAAAAAAAGAAAAAAGAAAATATCGAAAAATTAACATATGCAGAGATTGTTAATATTGTAGATGGACAAGTACTTGGTGGGAGGGAAGGTCTTCATAAGACTTTAAACCGTTTTGTAATTGGTGCCATGAAAGTTGAAGCAATGATGCGCTATACAGGAGCTGGCGATCTTTTGATTGTTGGAAACAGAACAAGAGCACATGTAGAAGCGCTTAAAGCGGGAGCTGCCGTATTGATTACCGGTGGTTTTGACACTGAGGAAAGCACGAAACAATTGGCAGATGATTATAAATTGCCCATCATCTCAACGAGCTATGATACTTTTACAGTAGCAACGATGATTAACAGAGCAATATATGATCAGTTAATTAAAAAAGAGATCGTTGTTGTTGACGATATTCTAACATCTGTGGATCGTACGTTTTTTATGAAAACAACAGATCAAGTTGAAAATTGGTACGAACTAAACCGTGAAACAGGCCATAGCCGTTATCCTGTTGTTGATGAGAACATGAAAGTTCATGGTATGGTGACATCAAAGGATGTATTAGGTGTAGAACGTACAATCACCATTGATAAAGTAATGACAAAAAACCCTCTTACAGTTAATGCAAAGACATCTGTAGCCAATTCTGCTCATATAATGGTTTGGGAAGGGATCGAGGTATTACCAGTTATTGATGATAGCAATCGTTTGCTGGGAATAATAAGTCGTCAGGATGTACTGAAGGCTTTACAGATGATTCAGAGACAACCACAGATTGGTGATACAATTGATGATATCGTAACTAATCAGTTTGCAGAAATTACTGAACATGGTAGTAAAGAAGAAGTATATGAGTGTAAAATAACGCCACAAATGACAAATCATCTCGGTACGATTTCATACGGTGTTTTTACAACAATAGTGACAGAAGCAGGGAGCCGGGTACTTCGCAGCTATAAAAAAGGTGATCTTGTAATAGAAAATTTAACTATTTATTTTATTAAGCCCGTTCAAATTGAAACAACGTTATCCATTCATCCAAAGGTTTTAGAGGTAGGACGTAGGTTTGGTAAAGTAGATGTTGAAGTTTATAACGAAGGTCATTTAGTAGGTAAGGCTTTAATAATGGCACAGCTTATTGATCGTTAA
- a CDS encoding YtpI family protein, with protein sequence MPIFGVLSIICIALYLFFRVKYFRVKQPNHRQWLSSKATITLGLFMLFFGLDQIIIWKTTTANIVGMVFLIVGLIYSIQGFRMYRFYQPRAIKETEEQQNT encoded by the coding sequence ATGCCTATTTTTGGTGTATTATCAATTATTTGTATTGCCTTATATTTATTTTTTCGTGTTAAATATTTCAGGGTGAAACAACCTAATCATAGACAATGGCTTTCAAGTAAAGCAACGATCACACTTGGTCTGTTTATGCTTTTCTTCGGATTAGATCAAATCATTATTTGGAAAACTACAACCGCTAATATAGTTGGAATGGTATTTTTAATAGTTGGGTTGATTTATTCGATTCAAGGGTTTAGAATGTACAGATTTTACCAACCACGCGCTATAAAAGAGACTGAGGAACAACAAAACACTTAG
- a CDS encoding DHH family phosphoesterase: protein MKTEILNLIKEYDKIIIHRHVRPDPDAIGSQGGLAEIIKVSFPKKQVYVVGEMDSSLEFLNKMDSIPNEYYSGALVIVCDTANTERISDERYCLGEKLVKIDHHPNHDPYGDIVWVDTTASSASELIYEFYLYGKDNGLIINSSAARLIFAGIVGDTGRFLFPSTNIKTFRYAADLLEYNVNPTNLYDQLYNTKMEVVQLQGYVLQNFKVLETGAAYLSLDRGTIAKFNVTPSEASQLVSILGNIEGVLAWVFFVEEEDQIRVRLRSRGPVINTIAQKFNGGGHPLASGATIYHWEDTSAVIEELNKACIQYKHN from the coding sequence ATGAAAACTGAAATACTTAATTTAATTAAAGAGTATGATAAAATAATCATCCATCGACATGTCCGTCCTGATCCAGATGCAATTGGTTCGCAAGGAGGGCTAGCCGAAATCATTAAGGTTTCATTCCCAAAAAAGCAGGTTTATGTTGTTGGGGAGATGGATAGTTCGCTTGAATTTCTTAATAAAATGGACAGCATTCCTAACGAGTATTACTCTGGTGCACTTGTAATCGTATGTGATACAGCGAATACTGAGCGAATAAGTGATGAAAGGTATTGTTTAGGCGAGAAACTTGTAAAGATAGACCATCACCCAAATCATGATCCATATGGTGATATTGTTTGGGTAGATACTACTGCAAGTTCTGCAAGTGAATTAATATACGAGTTTTATTTATATGGTAAAGATAATGGCTTAATAATAAACAGCAGCGCTGCAAGGTTAATTTTTGCTGGAATTGTTGGAGACACAGGACGCTTTTTGTTTCCGAGCACAAATATAAAAACATTTCGCTATGCAGCGGACTTATTAGAGTATAATGTTAATCCAACTAATTTGTATGATCAATTATATAATACAAAAATGGAAGTCGTGCAACTTCAAGGCTATGTGCTACAAAATTTTAAGGTATTAGAAACAGGAGCTGCTTACCTTTCATTAGATAGAGGAACAATTGCAAAATTCAATGTAACTCCATCTGAAGCATCGCAGTTAGTAAGCATACTTGGTAACATAGAAGGGGTATTAGCATGGGTGTTTTTTGTGGAGGAAGAAGATCAAATTAGAGTTCGATTACGCTCAAGGGGACCTGTAATAAATACTATTGCACAAAAGTTCAACGGTGGCGGGCATCCGTTGGCATCTGGAGCTACAATTTATCATTGGGAAGATACATCTGCAGTAATTGAAGAATTAAACAAGGCCTGCATACAATATAAACATAATTAA